A window of Nicotiana tabacum cultivar K326 chromosome 24, ASM71507v2, whole genome shotgun sequence contains these coding sequences:
- the LOC107810906 gene encoding uncharacterized protein LOC107810906 isoform X4: MADCESKSEHKKMKKTKTKTKKRKQNSTDEVEEQVHNRPSKAHRINQQPGEVEEPIILPESEESIKLQDNSPWRNLQLILSLQNNSISLQQKLEMTYNYVKSRTEGTGESREEIQTVNFSRVIVFLNNWVQKILVSSEKKIRVEGDKHGMEIARSYLDYKCWVIFKFCLEESSKMGVSLHFLRDLLRVIQYVSRDALIRLGDEPMVSEELELHSVVLDCISLVFSSHGGISNENLDLWISLISIVVEFVQKVLNDKLVGTKAGIFAKQLSCYLLEPFAKFLKVHPTRKNGFRDFIDKLFEDLVILWDALDVNAFESNPEWKRNLLVLIEEVLTQALFHPTHIDGFLSLQSTSKYRRSDDKKSKEEKTFIKSYHRHLFDKLGKIITGKNASALSGAGELLRLFINCVFRKNGVSVGAEAFKHQDGNSTALFKSSSNSSAISKRPPYYGLDAEARKSVFDFFVEIMELFLSEIYAHSQAKLEAGPLYLEINSTLRSLNKLLATCVLEKVYIRTEDTSEGACFKFLKLIYDAVMSLTAQMNQLLQSFAASEVQIPGQVLILAAKEIFLAIHYLVDIEYEVVGEDLEKLWGMILALTASSHSLMNTSDQHLLTSEVLKLGCRLVHLYSELRQVNIAIFTLSKAVREVVSSFRSNEASRASFLYHSFANSLSMLMCSPEFRLSIRNAVKSIPEGQASGCIRQLIVDITESLEWIKSKYQLPAESDSAEPCLSNCGTLCFDLKAELFGKSLTEVYTLILDSMTVTSGNSSLIALSVKDLMAVIRPGLSSLVSQDPDVLNMFFPLVTGRTFSKATALGNDIPTVCWILVFFFRLYMSCRSLQRQAISLMPPDASRKMSRAIADSFAAYSAKDWLERTVWEDESYFSWVVQPSAPLPAVIHIIAEFCHQHTVIGCCPLIYVLSGMALQRLVDLNRQMKSIDYMLQKNNNLVQARLDSDAGLSSYSKDTKKWKKHVSTLRKEAAGLTEFMMRYLSLVTEDRISKSSVDQVSSKDTYLDYLYETEVWDLGTGSIDEKLFPSALWWIVCQNVDIWCPHASKKDLKKFLLALIQNSLPCFSTNMSGLRNHIEKSGYVIGVNRHLVSVELLSNTILYEQRPICRHMASRFCQILKKSVSSIFSYVGEVDINSSPDWENAVHVLEKSSTTFFRCDHPQDDSLLIEPIHHLLNGIPAEACEKERTPNFNTEITRCRAFLNLLSWIPKGHLSSKSFSLYATSILNIDRLVVGCLFDQHGSVALCNCYELLRLLVTCRRTFKNLILTSCEDKKGHQSLLACLLSESSPVIWFMKSLSVINGFQSAISRETSPQLKHMIFSLMDHTSFILLTLFKDQFKVILALTAGKSYGGALSSADGHEETDMKENGPCPDFLDNGDARRSVLSVADTLMEHAQDLLDSLNVAFVNRKVGDLAGLQEIEKVSPVVSCFQGFLCGLASAMDSLDVKSSSTLIESTSCDLKLLSTMKACADLLNSVLHLLFLEGDQCPQGLSSTHFSIETEFCNKLLSMGTHPSRDSANEVDSVIKEEQHSGSAGSGFESLLANVDFGQQYLRKSLLQGLLKGENLDAAFCLRQIFNASSAILKFSLHTKSTSLLSSLLPILVRVSQVLLFEFANHCGALEQFSFIWLDGVVKFIGELGKIFPLLNPLSSRDFFVKQIELHLRAMGKCISLQGKDATLASREIESSTKMLSGLPELDLPNSNWLNHLDELKSRLRMSFTNFVSRSSELHLLSAIQAIERALVGVQEHCIINYEVTTGCLDGGKVSANVAAGIDCLDLILESVSVRHGAASLFWKIQLAGSLIVWRWYALVQLKEIILDGKCKKE, from the exons ATGGCGGATTGTGAGTCGAAATCAGAAcacaaaaagatgaagaagacgaAGACGAAGACGAAGAAACGAAAGCAAAACAGCACCGATGAAGTTGAAGAGCAAGTCCATAACAGACCTTCAAAAGCCCATCGCATCAACCAGCAGCCCGGCGAAGTTGAAGAACCGATTATTCTGCCTGAAAGTGAAGAATCAATTAAGCTTCAGGATAACTCCCCATGGAGAAATCTACAGCTGATTTTGTCCCTTCAGAATAACTCTATCTCTCTCCAACA AAAATTGGAGATGACATATAATTATGTGAAATCAAGAACAGAAGGGACAGGTGAAAGCAGGGAGGAAATACAGACAGTAAACTTTTCGAGAGTGATAGTTTTCCTTAACAATTGGGTTCAGAAAATACTGGTTTCTTCTGAAAAGAAAATTAGGGTGGAAGGAGACAAACATGGGATGGAAATTGCAAGGTCATATTTAGATTACAAATGTTGGGTGATTTTCAAGTTCTGCTTGGAGGAATCAAGTAAGATGGGTGTTTCTTTACACTTCTTAAGGGACTTGTTACGAGTAATCCAATATGTTTCAAGGGATGCATTGATACGTTTGGGTGATGAGCCTATGGTTAGTGAAGAGTTGGAGTTACATAGCGTAGTTCTTGATTGCATATCCTTGGTGTTCTCATCTCATGGGGGTATTTCTAATGAAAATCTAGACTTATGGATTTCATTGATTAGTATAGTGGTTGAATTTGTCCAAAAGGTTCTCAATGATAAGCTTGTTGGCACGAAGGCCGGTATTTTTGCCAAGCAGTTGTCCTGTTACTTGCTCGAGCCATTTGCTAAATTTCTAAAAGTCCATCCAACTCGTAAAAATGGTTTCCGCGATTTTATAGATAAGCTTTTTGAAGATTTGGTGATCTTGTGGGATGCATTAGATGTTAATGCCTTTGAAAGCAATCCAGAATGGAAAAGAAATCTACTGGTATTGATAGAAGAAGTTTTAACGCAGGCATTGTTCCATCCAACTCATATTGATGGATTTTTGAGCCTTCAAAGTACATCCAAGTATAGACGTTCTGATGataaaaaatcaaaagaggaGAAAACTTTCATAAAAAGTTACCATAGACACTTATTTGATAAGTTGGGGAAGATTATAACCGGGAAGAATGCATCAGCACTCAGTGGTGCTGGAGAGCTGCTACGCCTGTTCATTAATTGTGTTTTTAGGAAAAATGGGGTTTCAGTCGGTGCAGAAGCATTTAAGCACCAGGATGGAAATTCTACTGCCCTTTTCAAGAGCTCTTCCAATAGTTCTGCAATTTCAAAAAGGCCTCCTTATTATGGTCTGGATGCAGAAGCACGGAAGTcggtttttgatttttttgtagaGATTATGGAACTTTTCTTATCAGAGATTTATGCTCACTCACAAGCCAAACTGGAAGCTGGGCCTCTGTATTTGGAAATTAATAGCACATTAAGATCTCTCAATAAATTGCTTGCAACTTGTGTACTGGAAAAGGTATATATACGAACTGAAGATACCTCAGAAGGGGCTTGCTTTAAATTTCTGAAGTTAATTTATGATGCGGTCATGTCGCTTACTGCCCAAATGAATCAATTACTACAATCATTTGCCGCTTCAGAAGTGCAAATACCTGGGCAAGTGTTGATTCTAGCAGCCAAGGAAATTTTTCTTGCTATTCATTATTTAGTGGATATTGAATATGAGGTTGTCGGGGAAGATCTAGAAAAACTATGGGGTATGATACTTGCTCTTACAGCCAGTAGTCACTCTCTAATGAACACTTCAGATCAGCATTTGCTGACTTCAGAGGTACTTAAGCTTGGATGCAGACTGGTTCACCTCTACAGTGAACTTCGACAG GTTAACATTGCCATATTCACGCTAAGCAAAGCTGTTAGAGAAGTAGTATCATCATTCAGAAGCAACGAAGCATCCAGAGCTTCATTTCTCTATCACTCATTTGCTAATTCTCTTAGCATGTTAATGTGCTCTCCTGAATTCAGACTTTCCATCAGAAATGCTGTCAAGTCCATTCCTGAGGGCCAAGCAAGTGGATGCATCCGACAGTTGATTGTAGATATTACAGAATCTCTAGAATGGATAAAATCCAAATATCAGTTGCCTGCTGAGAGTGACTCTGCAGAACCATGTTTGAGTAATTGTGGCACGCTTTGCTTTGATCTAAAAGCCGAGCTTTTCGGGAAAAGTTTGACTGAAGTGTATACCCTTATTCTCGATTCAATGACTGTTACTAGCGGTAATAGCAGCCTCATTGCTCTTTCCGTGAAAGATTTGATGGCTGTTATCCGCCCTGGTTTGAGTAGCCTGGTCTCGCAAGATCCAGATGTTCTTAACATGTTCTTTCCTTTGGTAACGGGCAGAACATTCAGTAAGGCAACTGCACTTGGGAATGACATCCCAACAGTATGCTGGATTTTGGTCTTTTTCTTTCGTTTATATATGTCTTGCAGAAGCTTGCAAAGACAAGCCATTAGCCTGATGCCTCCAGATGCATCAAGGAAGATGTCAAGAGCAATTGCTGATTCTTTTGCAGCTTATTCTGCGAAGGATTGGCTGGAGAGGACTGTTTGGGAAGACGAAAGTTATTTTTCTTGGGTTGTCCAACCTTCAGCTCCTCTTCCTGCTGTTATACATATTATTGCTGAGTTTTGTCACCAGCACACTGTTATAGGTTGCTGTCCTCTTATTTATGTGTTGAGTGGTATGGCTCTTCAAAGACTTGTTGATTTAAATAGGCAAATGAAATCCATTGATTACATGCTTCAGAAGAATAATAATCTAGTCCAGGCTAGGTTAGACAGTGATGCTGGTCTGTCATCATACTCCAAGGATACTAAAAAGTGGAAAAAGCATGTCTCAACTCTGAGGAAGGAGGCAGCAGGCCTCACAGAATTCATGATGAGATATCTCTCATTAGTGACTGAAGATAGGATATCTAAGTCCTCAGTGGACCAAGTAAGCAGTAAGGATACATATCTCGATTATCTGTATGAAACCGAGGTATGGGATCTTGGCACTGGCTCTATAGATGAGAAGCTGTTTCCATCTGCTTTGTGGTGGATTGTTTGCCAAAATGTTGATATCTGGTGTCCTCATGCTTCTAAAAAAGATTTGAAGAAGTTTCTTTTAGCTCTAATTCAGAACTCCCTTCCTTGTTTTAGCACGAATATGAGTGGGCTCAGGAATCATATAGAGAAATCTGGCTATGTGATTGGAGTCAACCGACATTTGGTCTCAGTGGAACTTCTGAGCAACACCATTCTATATGAACAAAGA CCCATTTGCAGGCACATGGCATCCAGATTTTGCCAAATCTTGAAGAAGTCTGTGTCGTCAATATTTTCATATGTTGGAGAAGTTGATATAAACAGTTCACCAGATTGGGAGAATGCTGTACATGTGCTTGAAAAGTCATCTACAACATTTTTCAGATGTGATCATCCACAGGATGACTCATTACTGATAGAGCCAATCCATCATTTACTAAATGGCATACCTGCTGAAGCTTGTGAAAAGGAACGAACTCCTAATTTTAACACAGAAATCACCAGATGCCGGGCATTTCTCAACCTTTTGAGCTGGATACCAAAAGGACATCTTAGTTCAAAATCGTTCTCACTTTATGCGACTAGCATTCTCAATATCGACAG GCTTGTAGTTGGCTGCCTGTTTGATCAGCATGGGTCAGTAGCTTTATGCAACTGTTATGAGCTCTTGAGGTTGCTTGTCACCTGCCGGAGAACCTTTAAAAATCTAATACTGACATCATGCGAAGATAAGAAAGGTCATCAATCCTTGCTAGCTTGCTTGTTGTCGGAGAGCTCTCCTGTTATTTGGTTTATGAAGTCATTATCTGTGATAAATGGTTTTCAGAGTGCAATTTCTCGAGAGACTTCTCCTCAATTGAAACATATGATTTTCTCATTGATGGATCACACATCTTTCATCCTTTTGACTCTGTTCAAAGATCAATTTAAAGTTATTCTTGCTTTGACTGCTGGGAAGTCTTATGGTGGAGCTCTCAGTTCTGCTGATGGCCATGAAGAGACTGATATGAAAGAAAATGGTCCATGTCCAGATTTCCTTGATAATGGCGATGCACGGAGAAGTGTTTTATCTGTAGCTGACACCTTAATGGAACATGCACAGGACTTGCTGGACTCCCTAAATGTAGCGTTTGTTAACAGAAAAGTGGGTGATCTAGCTGGGCTTCAGGAAATAGAAAAAGTCTCACCTGTAGTTTCCTGCTTTCAGGGCTTCTTATGTGGTCTAGCTTCTGCAATGGACAGTTTAGATGTTAAAAGTAGCAGTACTCTTATCGAATCAACAAGCTGCGACCTCAAACTTCTGTCCACAATGAAAGCATGTGCAGACTTATTAAACTCCGTTTTGCATTTGTTGTTTCTTGAGGGTGATCAATGCCCTCAAGGTTTGTCTAGTACCCACTTTTCTATTGAGACGGAATTTTGCAATAAACTGTTGTCAATGGGAACTCACCCATCTAGGGACTCTGCTAATGAGGTTGATTCTGTGATTAAGGAAGAACAGCATTCTGGTTCCGCTGGCTCCGGTTTTGAGTCTCTTTTGGCCAATGTAGACTTTGGGCAACAATATTTGAGAAAATCTCTATTACAAGGACTTTTAAAAGGAGAGAATCTTGATGCAGCATTTTGTCTGCGGCAGATTTTCAATGCTTCTTCAGCTATTCTAAAATTCTCGTTGCATACCAAGTCTACTTCCTTGCTGTCGAGTCTACTTCCCATACTAGTCCGAGTTTCTCAAGTTTTGCTTTTTGAGTTTGCCAACCATTGTGGGGCACTAGaacaattttcttttatttggttaGATGGTGTTGTGAAGTTCATTGGAGAGCTGGGAAAAATATTTCCGCTGCTTAATCCTTTGTCTTCTAGAGATTTCTTTGTCAAGCAAATAGAATTGCATCTGAGGGCTATGGGGAAGTGCATATCTTTACAGGGGAAGGACGCTACTCTAGCATCACGAGAGATAGAATCAAGTACCAAGATGCTAAGTGGTCTGCCAGAACTTGACCTACCCAACTCCAATTGGCTAAACCACTTGGATGAGTTAAAATCCAGATTGAGGATGTCATTTACGAATTTTGTCAGCAGATCTTCTGAATTGCATTTATTGTCTGCTATTCAGGCTATTGAGAGAGCATTAGTTGGTGTGCAGGAACACTGCATTATTAACTATGAAGTAACTACTGGATGTTTAGATGGAGGAAAGGTCTCGGCTAATGTTGCTGCAGGCATTGATTGCTTGGATTTGATTCTTGAATCTGTGTCAG TGAGGCACGGCGCTGCATCGCTCTTCTGGAAGATTCAGTTGGCAGGCTCCTTAATTGTTTGGAGATGGTATGCACTAGTTCAGTTGAAGGAGATTATTTTGGATGGGAAGTGCAAGAAGGAGTAA